In Brevundimonas sp. SGAir0440, one DNA window encodes the following:
- a CDS encoding lipoprotein-releasing ABC transporter permease subunit yields the protein MSLPSRPSGAFSSWEIGLALRYLRAKRKEGGVATIAVISFIGIMLAVAVLISVMSIMSGFRSELLGRMLAFNGHMYVQGPVLTSPDRDAVLKKIEAIPGVYSVNPLNEAQSLIRVGNFTTGVMVKGIRPQDLAKTQYVFDSLSPQERASFGQGAYGGDRVLIGAALANSLGLRVGDAITVYSPTGADSAFGNLGGLEKTYFVGGLFRSGAADYDRAFMFMPLEQQQLFFGKEGVWDAIEIKVDDPDQVGALTPAIRDAAGPGSVVSDWRERLAAFYGALKVERVAMSIILGLVVAIAAMNIISGIVMLVKNKGRDIAILRTIGASPSAILRVFFMAGAMIGVAGTIAGLILGLLFCWNIGSIQHFLEFVLQTKLFDSDVYMLDAIPALVDPVDVTWVAFWSLLMSCIASLPPSWNASRIDPVEALRYE from the coding sequence TTGAGCCTGCCGTCTCGTCCGTCCGGCGCCTTCTCCTCGTGGGAGATCGGCCTGGCCCTTCGCTACCTCCGCGCCAAGCGCAAGGAAGGCGGCGTCGCCACCATCGCCGTCATCAGTTTCATCGGCATCATGCTGGCCGTCGCCGTGCTTATCAGCGTGATGAGCATCATGTCCGGCTTCCGCAGCGAACTGCTGGGCCGCATGCTGGCCTTCAACGGCCACATGTATGTGCAAGGCCCGGTTCTGACGTCGCCTGATCGAGACGCCGTCCTGAAAAAGATCGAGGCGATCCCGGGCGTTTACAGCGTCAATCCGCTGAACGAAGCCCAAAGCCTGATCCGTGTGGGCAACTTCACAACGGGCGTGATGGTCAAGGGTATTCGCCCACAGGATTTGGCCAAAACGCAGTACGTCTTTGACAGCTTGTCGCCCCAGGAGCGGGCGAGCTTCGGTCAAGGCGCTTATGGCGGCGACCGAGTGCTGATCGGCGCGGCTTTGGCGAACTCGCTGGGGCTGCGTGTCGGCGATGCCATCACGGTTTATTCGCCGACCGGGGCCGACAGCGCTTTCGGCAACCTCGGCGGGCTCGAGAAGACTTATTTCGTTGGCGGCCTGTTCCGTTCGGGCGCCGCCGACTACGATCGCGCCTTCATGTTTATGCCTTTGGAGCAGCAGCAGCTCTTCTTCGGCAAGGAAGGCGTCTGGGATGCGATCGAGATCAAGGTCGACGATCCCGATCAGGTCGGCGCCCTGACCCCCGCCATCCGCGACGCGGCCGGTCCTGGTTCGGTCGTCAGCGACTGGCGCGAGCGCCTCGCCGCCTTCTACGGCGCGCTGAAGGTCGAACGCGTGGCCATGAGCATCATCCTGGGCCTCGTCGTCGCCATCGCCGCCATGAACATCATCTCCGGCATCGTCATGCTGGTGAAGAACAAGGGCCGCGACATCGCCATCCTGCGCACCATCGGCGCCAGCCCCTCGGCGATCCTGCGCGTTTTCTTCATGGCCGGCGCCATGATCGGGGTCGCCGGCACCATCGCCGGCCTGATCTTGGGTCTGCTGTTCTGCTGGAACATCGGCTCGATCCAGCATTTCCTGGAATTCGTGCTGCAGACCAAGCTGTTCGATTCCGATGTCTATATGCTGGACGCCATCCCAGCCCTGGTCGATCCGGTGGACGTGACCTGGGTGGCTTTCTGGTCCCTGTTGATGAGCTGTATCGCCAGCCTGCCGCCGTCCTGGAACGCGTCTCGCATCGATCCCGTGGAGGCGCTTCGCTATGAGTAA
- a CDS encoding ABC transporter ATP-binding protein, producing MSKAPILSVRGLTRTYDTAQGGLTVLKGVDLDVYPGELVGLIGPSGSGKSSLLHAAGLLERPTSGTVAIDGEQVGDLDERARTRLRLGRIGFVYQFHHLLPEFDARDNVALPMRIAGVSQDEARKRAEVTLTALGLGERLTHQPAQLSGGEQQRVAIARALANGPRLLLADEPTGNLDPTTSQSVFESLRNLAKTTGVAALIATHNMELAGHMDRVFALKDGHLEQREAQSHAY from the coding sequence ATGAGTAAGGCTCCCATCCTTTCGGTGCGCGGCCTGACCCGCACCTACGACACCGCCCAAGGCGGTCTGACCGTGTTGAAGGGCGTCGATCTGGACGTCTATCCCGGCGAACTGGTCGGGCTGATCGGACCGTCGGGCTCGGGCAAGTCGTCGCTGCTGCACGCCGCCGGCCTGTTGGAGAGGCCCACCAGCGGCACGGTCGCCATCGACGGCGAACAGGTCGGCGATCTGGACGAGCGCGCGCGCACGCGCCTGCGCCTGGGCCGGATCGGCTTCGTCTATCAGTTCCACCACCTGCTGCCCGAGTTCGATGCGCGCGACAATGTCGCCCTGCCGATGCGGATCGCCGGGGTGTCGCAGGACGAGGCTCGCAAAAGGGCCGAGGTCACGCTGACGGCCCTGGGGCTAGGCGAACGCCTGACGCACCAGCCGGCTCAGTTGTCGGGCGGCGAACAGCAGCGCGTCGCGATCGCACGGGCCCTCGCCAATGGCCCGCGGCTGCTGCTGGCCGACGAGCCGACAGGCAATCTGGATCCGACCACCAGCCAGTCCGTGTTCGAGTCCCTGCGCAACCTGGCTAAGACCACAGGCGTCGCCGCCCTGATCGCCACCCACAATATGGAGCTGGCCGGCCACATGGACCGCGTCTTCGCCCTGAAAGACGGTCATCTGGAACAGCGCGAGGCTCAGAGCCACGCCTACTGA